The stretch of DNA ACGGGCCTGCCTCACCCGACAATCCCGTAGGTAGCGAAAGGGGGTAGTGCCATACATTTGATGGAACCCTTGGTTCAGTTTGAGGCGATTTGTCCCTACCTGGCGAGCAAGGGCTTCAATAGAAGGAGGATTTGACAGTTCTTTCCTGAGAATGGCAGCAGATTCATGGATATAGTCAAATTGCTTTTCGAGGCGGGCATAGGCGGCGATCGCCTGGAGATAGAGAGAGACCAAGGTGAAGGCCTGTTCTTGTAGATAACGACGGCGATTTGCACCGTGGTAAGGACAACTTAGAATATATCCAAGGGTCTCCTGCATTGCTGCTGTAATTGGTGCCTGGGCAGCATAATCTAAGACCATTGCATCGGTATATAAACTATCTTGCAAAACTTCTTCTAGCCGCACTGGCAAGCAGCGATCGCCCTGTGTTGCCCTGGGGTACAGATGTCGTTTATGGCCAACGGTTGAGACATTGGTTTGTAATTGATAAATAGCTTGGAGTAATTGCTCTGCAACCTTTTGACTCCGGCTAGATAAATGGTCTAAACAGGCTTGAAAGTAAGCGTTGAGGGTTGGTTGCCGAAAAAACAGTTCTACTTTAAAAAACCGTTGACCAGCGGGCTTGATGTAGAGACTGTTAAACCCAAAATAAGGTAGAAAAAAACTATAGCCTGCTTGGGAACCGCTCAACTGAAATTCAAATTCTAAACAATCTCGATCTTCTATCCCATCGATAATGACATCTTGCTCAAGGGTATAGTCTAGTACCCAAAGACTCAGATCTTCCTGTAGCGGAATCTCTTGCCTATATCCCCGTCCTAAAGCCGAGGGACAAACCCAAACTCGATCTGAAGGATCCCCATGGAGCAGAGCTGGATTATCTGGGCTACCCGGCACAAACCAGTTTGTTTCTTCGTTTAATGACAGCCGGATAGCCATAGTTAAGTCTTTGATGTTGTTTGTTGCTTAAGCTTCGATTTTAGTTAATGAAAAAGTCTAGCATGTATTTTGCACATTTATATTAATAAGAAATACACCACTCCCTAATTCTCGCTTGATAGGTTTAGGCGAATGGTCGTTGACTTTGAACACCAGATTAATTCTCAAGGTAAATTTCGAGGCAAGGGTAGCAATTTCTCCTGATAAGGCCTAAGTTTGGGTGATTATTTTTTCCAGCCGTCCTGCCTGAAGATAAAGGATTTGATCAGCCTGGGCGAGGATCTGGGGTCGATGGGAAACAATCAGATACGTTTGAGAAGATTTAGCCTCTTGGGAATGGCCTTTGGTGCTGAGAAGACGCCGCCAAAGCCGTTGTTCTGTTTCGATATCCAAGGCGCTAGAAAGGTCGTCACAGATCAGAAGTTGGGGTTGACGGAGGAGCATCCGGGCGATCGCCACCCGTTGTTTTTGCCCTCCGGAGAGGCGTAACCCCCTGGTGCCGATGGGGGTTGCTAAACCTTCTGGGAAAGTTTTGAGATCAGTGTCTAAGCTAGCAGTGGCGATCGCCCACTCCAATTCGGCGGCAGTGCTGGGCCAATTAAGGCAAATATTTTCCCCCAGGGAGGAGCTAAACAATTGGGGGATTTGTGGCAAATAGGCCACCTGGGGCGGAATCAGCCAATGCTGGGGATTGGCGATCGCCTGTCCATTCCAAAACCAGGCCCCCCGCTCACAGGGCAATAGCCCCAAAAAGACTTGCAATAAGGTTGTTTTACCCGCACCAATTGGCCCCGTAATCACCGTTAAACTGCCCTGGCAGAGAGTAAAACTGATATCCTCAATGCCCCGCCGTTGATCTGGGTAATAGTAGGTCAAACCTTCGATCCGTAGCGTTTTGAGGGGAGAAATCTGGGAACAATGCTGGGCAGGTGGTAGCGGGGGAGCTGCCTTTAGGGGAGAAGGAAGATAAAGGGGGGCGGCAAGAGTCAGGGGGTGAATATCGGGGGGAGCCGGGGGCGCATCGAGGATCTCGCCCATCCGCTGGCAGGATACGTCGCTTTGTTTCGCGGAAGCAAGGAAACTCCCTAGAAAACTAAAGAAATGGGTAATCAGGTTTAAGTAATACACAAACAGGGCAAAATCACCCACCGTTAAACCTTGGCTTAATTTGGGTGCAGTTAGGAGGAGAACTAAACCCGTGCCAAAATTAGTCATTTGTGCAAAGCCTGCTTCCAGTAAGGCGGTAAAAACGCGATCTTGAACCATCAATTTTTGGCGGCGATCGCCCCGGCTGCGGAGTTCTGCTAAAACATAAGTTTCTGAGCCCGTCACCTTGACCGCTTGCACGGCAGTAAACAGTTCGTTAATTAAAGCGGTAACCCGTTGGGTGGCCTGGCGACTGGCCTGACGATAGCGTTTGAGACGGCGTTCTGACCATTGCACCAGGGCAATAATGATGGCGAGGGGCAAAAAGAGAAATAAGGTAATCGATACATTGACCGTGAGTAACAAACCCAAGGCGGCGATCGCCGTAATCCCAGCGGCCATAATTTCATTTGTACCAACGACGAGATCCTCTAATTGCAAGACATCTTCCCGGAAGTGGTTGACCACGCTGCCGATGGAGTGAGTTTGACCCTGGGCATTGGTTTGGGTAAGGGTGGCCGCCGGACGTTGGAGGAGAGCTTGCAAAAGATTGTGGCGCAGTAGGGTACTAATGAGAAAACGATGTTCGGTTTTGGTCAGTCGTCCGGCAAAAATCGCC from Picosynechococcus sp. PCC 7002 encodes:
- a CDS encoding ABC transporter ATP-binding protein — encoded protein: MANSIWRILWHLIGYAQRLYWLDAALWFLMAALGALPGIFIRNFFDQLTGRSPANYSPWLWISLVLATGLARVVAIFAGRLTKTEHRFLISTLLRHNLLQALLQRPAATLTQTNAQGQTHSIGSVVNHFREDVLQLEDLVVGTNEIMAAGITAIAALGLLLTVNVSITLFLFLPLAIIIALVQWSERRLKRYRQASRQATQRVTALINELFTAVQAVKVTGSETYVLAELRSRGDRRQKLMVQDRVFTALLEAGFAQMTNFGTGLVLLLTAPKLSQGLTVGDFALFVYYLNLITHFFSFLGSFLASAKQSDVSCQRMGEILDAPPAPPDIHPLTLAAPLYLPSPLKAAPPLPPAQHCSQISPLKTLRIEGLTYYYPDQRRGIEDISFTLCQGSLTVITGPIGAGKTTLLQVFLGLLPCERGAWFWNGQAIANPQHWLIPPQVAYLPQIPQLFSSSLGENICLNWPSTAAELEWAIATASLDTDLKTFPEGLATPIGTRGLRLSGGQKQRVAIARMLLRQPQLLICDDLSSALDIETEQRLWRRLLSTKGHSQEAKSSQTYLIVSHRPQILAQADQILYLQAGRLEKIITQT
- a CDS encoding helix-turn-helix transcriptional regulator; its protein translation is MAIRLSLNEETNWFVPGSPDNPALLHGDPSDRVWVCPSALGRGYRQEIPLQEDLSLWVLDYTLEQDVIIDGIEDRDCLEFEFQLSGSQAGYSFFLPYFGFNSLYIKPAGQRFFKVELFFRQPTLNAYFQACLDHLSSRSQKVAEQLLQAIYQLQTNVSTVGHKRHLYPRATQGDRCLPVRLEEVLQDSLYTDAMVLDYAAQAPITAAMQETLGYILSCPYHGANRRRYLQEQAFTLVSLYLQAIAAYARLEKQFDYIHESAAILRKELSNPPSIEALARQVGTNRLKLNQGFHQMYGTTPFRYLRDCRVRQARKLLMTTELSVSDVACQVGYGSPSRFTTAFRQQFGLNPKAFQLQAWQLAS